The following nucleotide sequence is from Tardiphaga sp. 709.
CCGATCGAACCTGGTGGCATCCAGCTGCTGCCAGCGCTTGCCCGGGCGGGCGGCACAAAGGCACCGGCGTTTGAAAGCATCATCTCGATTCAAAGAGATGGGAAGATCGACAGCGCGTTGCTCGTTGCTGTGAACGAGCGCCCGGATAACAATATTCAGCTTCGTCCCGGTGACGTCGTGACTGTTACCCGTCGTCCGCGCTACTTCCTGGCTTTCGGTGCGACGGGTCAGACAACAACTCTTGGGCCCCTGGATCGTCGGTTCCCGTTCGACTCGTACCGTATGTCTCTCGGAGATGCTCTCGCCAAGGCCGGCGGTCTTCAAGATGACCGTGCGCAAGCGGCAGCCGTATTTCTCTATCGATTTGAGTCGCGCCAAGCGCTTGAGCGCATGGGCGTAGACGTCAGCCTGCATCCCGGCCCGCTTGTCCCGACAGTGTATCGGGCAGACCTTGAAGATCCGTCCGGTTACTTTCTTATCTCAGATTTCATCATGCGGGATCGGGATATGATCTACGTCTCGAACGCGCCCTCTGTCGATTTCCTGAAGTTTATCACTCTTATCCGATCGGTCCCGCAGACCGTATCCGACTACAGGGTGGCTGCGGAAGCGCGCTTCTGATTGCTTGAAATCGCGTGTATCAGATGCGCGCTCTCGCCCCATGTGTCCAAAACATGGGCGCCTACCGCGAATGCTAACAAGATTTTGCGCCGCGGAATCGAATATTCTGGACTCTGGGTGTAGTTCCGTTAGTTCGATAGTTGCCTCACAAAATTTAGCTTGGGACGCATTAATGTTCTGCTTAGGCGGCGAGAGCTGACATGAGCGTCATCATGATGCTGATTATAATCAACGGGCTGGCTGGCTTTGCGCTCGGTCTGCTTGGACGGAGCGGCATCGCAATTTTTGCGCTACTAGGCTCGATGCTTTTCTCAGCAATTGTACTCTCAGCTAATGTCGAAGGCCAGATTGTTTGGAAGACGCTTCTTTGCATGTTCACCGGGCAAGCCGCGTTTCTATTGGCTTCCGTGTTCGTCTTCTTGCGGAGCAATAAGCGCCGTTCTTCCGAAATTCCTTTATCGCAAGATGTCGCAATCAAGGAAGCAAAGCGGTGGGAGAAGAAGCCTGCTAGCAAGACGCACTAATTGTTAAGGACCGATGGCCTGTATGCGATCAGGGTGCCTTTCAGGACCTTGAGCTAGCCGGCTTATACGGGGCGGTTTGGCGCATAGAGACATGCTCTGATGATCTCGTGGGGCTAACATATCGACTATGTCCGCTTGTGGCGCAGAGCTGACGTCGAGATGCAAATTTGACCTATTTGATCTGACCCGTATTTGACTGGCGTCACGATCATCGGGTCCAGCGACCTTCGTGGAAATCGCGGTTGTTATTGATCGTATTCACTTGAGTGCAGCAGCGCTTCGAGAGATGTTCTCTGCCAAGGTCTTAAGGCTGGGCAGGAAGGTTTTGAGCAACTCACGTCGATCGATTGCAGACATGAAATAAGTCATGCCAACGGTCGCAAGCACCTTGTCTCCACTCATGATCGGGATGGCGATCGTTCCGGATGAGCGAGGGTCGACGGCGCGATCCCGCTCGGCATAGCCTTGCTTCCGGATTGATCGCAGCATCGACAATGTCTGGGCGCGATCGCCGATGAGTTGATCTTCATCATCCGTCGATCGTGAAAGAAGGTCGAGCAGCATCGTGCGCTCCGCAGGGGGACAGAAGGCGAGATAGGCACGGCCCAATGCGCGGCGCAGCAGGCTGAGATGCATGTTGATCGTTCCGTGGAACGGCGATACCGGACTGTCGGCAATGGTGCTGAAGCGCACGACCACGGACGTGTGGTCGAGAACGCCGATCGCCAACGGCCACTGATGCTGTGACGTAAAGGACAGTGCCCACGGTCGCGCGGCTTCGACCACCAGCGGGTCGCCGTGAAAGCCGTTGCTTAAAGATTTAACGCGTGAGGCGACTGCGTAGCCACCTTGTCTGCAGTCATTAGCGACATAGCCCATGGCGCACAGCGATTTCATCAGGCGCACGATGGTCGATTTCGGCAAACCTGTCGCGAGATGAAGCATCTGGATCGAGGCAACGCGATGCCGGTTCAGCTCCTCCAGCAGGATGAGCGTGCGTGCTGCTGCTTCAACTTTCGGCGA
It contains:
- a CDS encoding DNA-binding transcriptional regulator, producing the protein MQPAGPFAISIRHRSAEWNLGMPPRSPKVEAAARTLILLEELNRHRVASIQMLHLATGLPKSTIVRLMKSLCAMGYVANDCRQGGYAVASRVKSLSNGFHGDPLVVEAARPWALSFTSQHQWPLAIGVLDHTSVVVRFSTIADSPVSPFHGTINMHLSLLRRALGRAYLAFCPPAERTMLLDLLSRSTDDEDQLIGDRAQTLSMLRSIRKQGYAERDRAVDPRSSGTIAIPIMSGDKVLATVGMTYFMSAIDRRELLKTFLPSLKTLAENISRSAAALK
- a CDS encoding SLBB domain-containing protein, coding for MRLILRSLFRSRIEISNSISVLGEVNTPARIPIEPGGIQLLPALARAGGTKAPAFESIISIQRDGKIDSALLVAVNERPDNNIQLRPGDVVTVTRRPRYFLAFGATGQTTTLGPLDRRFPFDSYRMSLGDALAKAGGLQDDRAQAAAVFLYRFESRQALERMGVDVSLHPGPLVPTVYRADLEDPSGYFLISDFIMRDRDMIYVSNAPSVDFLKFITLIRSVPQTVSDYRVAAEARF